A segment of the Silvanigrella aquatica genome:
ACAACAAGATCTTCATACAAGCCAGTAACAAAAGATGATGCTATAAATATGTCTTTTATATTGATTAAAAAAGGGCATAATTTAGATTTTGGTCTCATGCAAATTAATCTTGTGAATGCTAAGAAATTCCACTTAACATTAAATAATTTATTTGATCCTTGTGAAAATATTAAAGTTGGCGCAAAAATACTTACAGATAATTTTATTAAAACTTCCCGTGAAAATTCAAATGAACAAATTGCACTTTTAAAGGCCGTATCTATGTACAATACAGGAAGCTCACATAAGGGCTTTTCTAATGGATATGTAAAAAAAGTTCTTGGAAATGCTAAAATCATAAAACTTCCACCTGATTACTCTGAAAAAGTTATTGATTAATTATCTGAACTAATTGGTTCTAAAATCATGTCTTTATTTACTATGATGTTAAATTCGTATCCAGGACGTATAGAAATTGTTGGAGAAACATTCATATTTTTTTGAACAACTTGCCCAGTAATATTTGCAATTTGTGTTCCTGCTTGTCCTGCTATAGTTTGTCCAATGACTTCATTTTGCGATGGTGTAATGCCTGATGATGTTTGAGGTTGTGAAAGCTGCGCACCTGCTCCAATTATTGACATCAAAATTGCGCCAGATAATAAATTTGCAAAGTGATTATCAACCTGATCTGCAAATCCTGAATATCCCTCTTTATCTGTTCCAGGCATTCCTTTAATAGAAATACTTGCGCCATCTGAAAAAATTAATCTATTCCAGTTTAAAAGTAGACGTTTTTGTCCATAAGCAATTTTGGATTCATACTTTCCAAAAATTTTTGTTCCTTTTGGAATTAATAAAAATGTTCCCGTCACAGAGTCATAAACGTTTTGTCTTACTACCGCTGTAGAATATCCTGGCAAGTCGCTGTTAAGTCCTGTTTCTAAAACTGCTGGTATAAATGTACCCGTCATGACCTGATATGGAGATTTTGCAGCTTTTTTTCTTGAACTTAGATAAATTTCATCGTCTTCAACTGCTTTTTCAGCAGCAAATGCTTTTAACTGTTGGTTAACTCGTTCGGGTTCTGTGTTTGATGAAATTGCAGCCGCTTCGAGTTGCTTTGCATTTATTGCATTTACATCCATATCCCCAATTTTATTTTTATTTTCATTAGAAGGCATAGCATTATTTGAATTTGGGCTATTACTTTCTACTTTTTTTGTATTATTTTGATCTATGTAATCTGGTATATTGTTATAATTTGTATTGTTGGAAGCTGGTATATTTGATTGACTAATTATTTTTTCTTTTGGTTTATTTTCATCTTCCTCTTTTGGATTTGATTTAAAATTTGCCGCAAATGTGACTCCTAAAAACCCTATAGCAGCAAAAGCAGTTAAATACTTAATTTTATTTTTATTTGTAACTGCCTTAACTTTGGGAATGACCTCATTTTTATTATTATCTGACATATTATATTCTCCTCAAAAATTTAATTATCTGTAAACATTTTTGAAATTAGACCAAACGTGCCTTTTCTTGTAAAAATAACCTTATTTTGAGCATTTCCTACACCGCTTTTAAGCTCACCACGATCCAGCATGACATCAATAATTATCCAATTTTTATATATTCTTTTATTCACTTGACTTTCAGCTCCATCAGAATCAAGAGAATAAACTGTTGGAAAATCTGGAGAATTAAAGAATTTTTCAGGTAATTGTATAAAAGTTTTTCTTCCATCAGTTCTAATTTCAACAGGTGTCCAACTCGTTTTATCGCCTCTGATATAATAATTATATTTTGATTTACTTGGTATATCTGTGAATACAGTAGATAATTTTGTTTCTTTATCTTGATAATAAAATGCAACTTTATTAAAATATTTTTTCTTATCGCTTTTTAAATTAATTATATACTGTCTTTTATCAGTTGAAATAATCAAGTTTGTAGTTATTTTTTCTACAATTGGTTTTAAAAAAACATGTGAATTTGTTTGTCCATCAGTATTTTTAACATTAATAATCCATCTAGTAGCATCACCAATTTGTATATTTGTAATACTTTCGCCAGGGTCAAACTGCACGTCACACACAAATTTTGGCGAACAAATAACTAGCGGTGTTCCTACTCCGTAAACAAAATATACTACTCCATTTTTAATAAAAGGTTTTGCTTTTTGTATTTTCCTATAATTATCTACGTTATTTAAATATTCATTCTCATATTCTTCTTCTGAATCAATTTTTCCTGTTTTTGTTTTTTTGTTTTGTTTATGATTTCCCTCTTCTTCGCTATTTTCAGAAACTTTTTTTACGTTTATTGATGGAACTTTAACATCTCCATTTTTTATTACTTGTAAAGCTTTTTCCTGTTGGATCATTTGCTGAATTTGTTTTTCTTTTTCTTCTTTTTCAATCTTTTCTAAATAAGGCTTTAATTGATCTGATTTTTCTTGACCGTAAGCCGTAAAATAAAATGCCATTGCTGAAATAATCAATAAATTTTTCATACTTTATTTTGTCCTTGTCCAATTAATTGATTTGATAATTAGTCCAGTAGGATTTTTAATAAAATCTTGTTCATTTTTAATTGGAATTATTCCAATATTTACAATAGCACTCCATGTCGTTTCTCCAACACTTAATCCATTTTTAGAAGCTGTTTCCGTCCAATTTATTTGCCAAGATTCAGTCGATTTAATTGGCATGATAGAGATTATTGAAACAGATATATTCATCATTTGTGCTATTTTTTCTGGTGGATTATTAGCCCAATATTCTTGCAAAATATTTGATGCAGTCTCTGAACAATATTTTTGTGCTACTTGCATCCAATATTTTTTTAGCTTTCCGTCTGTTGTTACTGTTCTGACAAATGTAATGAATTCACCAAGCTGATAAGCCACAACAGAGCTATTTAATTTTGTTGTAGGATCAACACGCTCAATGACAATTGGTTTACCCAGTTGATCAGTTTTTACAAAAAATGCTGTGATTTTTGATTGCAATGATACTGCTACTAAGCCTACAATAGAAATAATAAGTGCAATTAAAATAAAAAATGATATTTTTTGCCATTTTTCTTTTTCTCTTATGAATGAACCATATCTTTCATTCCATTCCCATTTTGCGTGAAGATACGGGTTATTTGTATCTTGAAATTCTGTTAAGAGTTTTTCGTTTTGATTTTTATTTTCAATATTTTTTTTCTTTTTAAATAACATATTTTCTTCTCCTAATTTTTCTTACTTGATGGTGGTGGAGGCATTTTTTGTTCAGAAAATGGAGAGGAATCCACATTTGATTTGTGATTATTGTAAAGATTTGATGCTTTTCCGCTAATTGAATTTTTAATTGATGAACCAATATTTTTAGCAGCAGAAGACATGGTTTGCGCTGCTGCCTTTGGTGCTGCTGTCTCAATTGGTGAGCCGTTGGCCATATTATGCGCCATGTTAGAACTCATAGAGTTTTTTGCTGCATGCGCATGACCAGCACCTTTCAAAAGCGCATTGCCAGCCATTTTTCCAAGGCCAGAACCTATTCCGCCCATGATTCCGTTTATACTTCCTGGAGCTGCTGTTTTGCCTCCTGTTGCAATTGCAGCAGTTGTTGCTAAAGCGGCTCCGCCTGTCGCAAAATGATCTCCGCTTGAAGTTGAAGTCATTCCCGATAAAAATCCATTTGCAATTGCTGAAATCTTTTTTGCAATAGCTGCATACATTACAAAAATTACTACTGTAATGATGACCGCCTGATAATCACCTTGAGCAATAGGATCTTTTCCTAAACGTTCTGCAACAATTTCACCAATCCCAACACCTACTGCTACAATTAAATAAGCAATGAAAAGTTTAATTGCCGTAGTGAGACAATATGTTAAATAACCATCAGAATATTTTTTTGTGTATTTAGAGCCACCCAAGCAAAGAAAAAAACACCCACCAAACATTAAAATGTAAGCTTCAATTTTTGTAGTTAAAAGTTCAACGGCCACAGTTAAAAAGCAGTAAATAATTACAGCAACAGCAATTAAATAAATTCCTGCTTGAAAAAATGCGGTAATAGGAGCATTTTTCATATGTTGGATAAATATATTTACAACTTCTAATCCAGTATCAACTACACCTGTTGGACTGAGCTTATTTACGCCTGTAATACGTGAACCAAGGATTTCAAAACCTTTTAAAAATCCCCTATTTGGATCTGTGAGCATGGGAAGCAATTGTAATACCGTTAAAATCCCACCAATAACAAAAGTCTTTAAAATAATGCCACTAAAAACATCTTGAATTGAATCCACTTTTAAAACATGTTTCATACCAATAACAATGATATCAATTACTGCTAGAGTAATTAAAAATTGTTTTGCATAAGTTTCAGCATTTAATAACCAACTACTTGATGCTTCATAAAATATTTTCTCAATACTATCTAAAACATTAAATAAGTCTTCAGATGTATCTTGGGCAAATGAATTACGAGAAAAGAATAAAATTGATATTAAAATAATTTTTAACTTGTGTTTTCCAAAAAATTCAAATATTTTTATAAAATTAATAACTTTCATTATTTTACCTCTAAAATTAAATATGCTTTACTAATAATATTTTTTTTATTAATTATTCCTATATAACGAGAATCTAAAGACCTATTTACACCATCTGCAAAAACAAATAATTCATTCATTTCTAAGATTTTTTTAAAACCATTATTCAATCTTGGAAGTTTATAACCATTTTTATCAACATTATATATATTTGAATTTTTAACTAAATTTTCATTTAAATAAACATCATCATTTTTAATTTCAATTTTATCTCCAGTGATTGCAACAACTCTTTTTATGAATGGAGGGTATTTATTATAGCATTTCCCAGTAATATTTTTTGAAATATACCCTCTATAAGAGAAAAGTTCAAAAAATTTTTCTTCTGGACAAAATGTTATAATATCATTTCTATTGATTTCTTTAGAAAAATTTCCAGGCATAAAATAAAACCCTTTTGTCATACTGTTGCTTATATTAAAACCTATACTTATATTTAATAAGTAAGAACTTAAAACCACTGTAATAATTAGAAATAAAATGCTGATGTATTTAATCATTTTAAAAATTAATCTGTACTGGTGTTGTGTTTATAGTTGGGTTTAAACCATTAAGTTTCCATGCTCCCCAAGCAAATATTTTTCCATTTTTATTCACTGCAAAAAAAGCGTATTGAGAACCAGAAACTTGAGAAAATGATTCTGATGTATTGACTTGCACAGGAGTACTTGAATTATTATTAGAACCATTACCTAATTGCCCTGATTCTCCAAGACCCCAACAAAATGTTTTATTATCTGATGTAATTCCGCATGAATTCCAACCAGATGCAATAATTGTAGTAAAATTAGTTATATTTAAAACTTGAACAGGACTATTTGAATTATTATTAGAACCGTTACCTAATTGTCCATAGCGGTTATCACCCCAACAATATGTAGTTCCAGAATTACTTAATGCGCAAGATGCCAATCCACTTGTTGAAACAGTTTTAATATTACTTATTCCCGTAACTTTATTTGGTAAATTATCTATGTTTTGCCAGCAATAAACATCCCCATCATTTGTAACAGCACATGCGTTTGTTGCACCAACGGAAATATTTTTAAAAGATAGTTGAGAATTGATCTGAATTGGATTCGGTGAATCTTTGTAGCTTAATCGATCGCTATGATCTGCTAAAGAACCCCAGCAATATACAGTTCCAGAATTAGTTAATGCGCATGTGTATCCATTGGTACCTGTAGAAATTTGGACAATATTACTAATTGAATTAACTTGAACTGGTGTATATGAATCCGAAGTAGAACCATTACCTAATTGTCCGAAGCGATTAGAACCAGCACAGTACGCATTCCCATTTGATACAAAACATGTGTTAAACAGACTTGCAGATAAAAAGCTTACATTTGTTAAGTTTGTAACTTGTGTTGAATTTTCAGTATTTGAATTTGATCCATTACCTAGTTGGCCATAATCATTTTCACCTTGGCACTTTACATTTCCATTCAATGCAATTCCGCAAACATAATTAGTACCAGCAGATAATTGCTTAAAAGAAGTATTAGCATCCATATCAGAACTACCATTACTTTTTCCGCTTGTATTAGCTCCACAACTCGCTAATAAAAAAGAGACGGAAACGGGAACAAAAAAATAATTTTTCATACTAGCATTCTCCTATACATGTTTTGTATTTTGATGGGTCGTGTCTTTTATAAGGTTTACCGATAAAATTTTGTAACTCTAATCTTTTATCTGTTTCGTTTTGTATTTGGCTTGCTCTATAAGCATTTGCAGCCCTAATTTCAGAAGAAATTTGATTATTTAAATTAGACAATGAAGCTAATGTTAGATTAGCAACTGCTGCCGCACTTCTTTTATCTGCTGTATCTATGTCTTTTTGATTAGCTAAAGCTTCATTAGCTACTGCAATTTGCGCTGATAATAATTTTAATAAACTATTGCTTCTATTCTTAAAATCATCAGTATAATTCCTGATTTTATAGCCATCATATCCAGGATAAAGTTTATTGTATTGCTCTAAACTTTTATTTATATCTGTTGATAAAATTTCATTTGCTCTTTCAATTTGAACTCTCAAATTTTTCATATTAGCAAAATATTTTGAAAACTCAGGAGACATCCACTTTAATGAATCAGAATTTAATTGACCTAAATAATTATTAGACGTTTGCATTTGCTGATAAAGTTGAACTAATTGTTGATATTGTTGCGCCATTTGAGCAATAGCTGCAACATCAATTACTGGTACACCACCTGCATATGAGTTTGTTTCTATTGAAAATACGAAAGAAATAATAAGCAATTTTTTAACTAATTTATTTTTTACTTTTTTCATTTTGTGTCTCACTAATATCTATATTTTTAATAAAACTAACTCTAAGCCTATGAAGTATTTCAGCCGCTTTTGAACGACCATTTTTTTGAGATTCAATTTCAATTAATTTTTTGAATATTTTTGGCAGTCTGATTTTAATTTGAGAATCTAATTCAGAAGTTTTTATGTTATTTAAATCAGATATTTTAAGTGTATATCCAGATATAATTATTTTTTTATTTTTATATATTTCATTGAGATCAGTCATCGAATTTTAAACCTCCTAAAGTACCAAAGTGGTACCTGCATTAAAAAAAAAAATGCGGTGCGCTGTTCTGGTAAGTTATAGCATTATCTAAAATTGGTATCAATAGACAATTACCAAATTTTGGTAATTGCTTGACATGAAAGGATAAGTTAGGGTTAGTTGATGTTTTTGTTCTATCCTTAAAAGGGGCACCCAATTGACGATGGTAGCTATTTGAATTGAATTTCAGTATAGATACTATAAATAGTAACAATACATTAATATATTTTTGTTACATTAATATAGAAAAAAGAGCGCAAAGTGAAAGACAACAATTTAGATACAATTGGAAAAAGAATAGGCTTCATTAGATCAATATTAAGAACAACGAGAGGCTATTTGCAAAAAGAATACAATATATCAAGTAGTTCAATAAAAGTCTGGGAGTATGACAAGATTGTACCTACAAAGCAAAGCCTTGAGACTTTGGTGTATGCCTTTAACAATGAGGGTATAGAAGTTTCTCTTGATTGGCTGGAAAAAGGGGGGGATAAACCGCCTTCATTAAATCAGAAACTTAATATTACTAGTAGAAAAATTCTTAAAGAAAATAAAAATGAAAATTTAAGTCTGATTTCTAGCGATGATCAAAGAGCATTATTAGAAATAAAAAAATTAATTTCCCTTTATGATGATTGTATATACATGTATCTTTCAGACGAATCTATGAATCCTCGCTATGTACAAAACTCTTGGATTATTGGTAGGAAAAAACCTTTAAACGAATGTGTTGGAAGAGATTGTATAATTAAATTAACTGACTCTCAAAATTTCACTTTTAGAAGAATTATAAAAAATAAATATGAAAATAAATATACTATATATGTTCTTAACCCCATCGACGGTATTTACGATCCGAATATAGTAAATGCTGATATTGAATTTGCTGCGCCTGTGACTTGGGTAAGAAGTTTATTTTAAAGTGATTCATAACTATATTTTTACTCAAGTTATGTATTTTAATCATTATTTTTCTATTTTTAATTGCAAAATTTAATTCATCAAAAAGCTTATAGTTTGTAAAAAAATTAGATGAAAATGTTCTATATTCTGAGTGTTCTAAATAACAAATTCCTTTATTTATATCAAATTTATTCTTGTATCTCAGAATTTCCTTGTGCATTTTACTGCTATAATCAAAACTAGAAATTAAAAATGTTCTCTCGTTATATGGTATATGATTCAATACACAAGTATCATGAAAATGAAAAGAATTTTTCCAAACATAATCATAATTTAATACAATATTTCCCGCTTCTTCATCTTTTTTTAAAAAATCAAACCACTCAGGCCTTGAAGAAAAAGAATAAGCTAATCCATTTATATAATCATTAAATCCAAATGAATAGTAATCAATACCGTATAAATGCAATTTCATATCATATATAAGCGAGTGAATATTTCTAGAAAGTTCTTGACTTATTAATAAATTATGTTTCATTTTTATTCTCTAAAATATTAACTATTTCCTTTGGTACACGACATACTCTATTTTTTTCTGGATCAAAAGTAACCATCTTTACAATTGCTTCCGCATGTATTAATTCATTATTATCAGGTGATTTAAAAATATATTTCAAATCAAAACTAGCACCATCAATTTTATTAGTATATTGTTCTAAAATAATTTTATTGGGATAATGATAAGGCTTTTTAAATAATATATTACATTCATGTAATATCAATTGAGTTTTTGAACTCAACGAATATTCCCAAAATAGTTTTGCCCTAGCTTCAGTCATAAAATCAAAATATTTTGAATTATTTAAATGGTTGTATGGATCTAAATCAGTCCACTTTATATTAACTTGAATTGTATTTAAAAGACTTTTATTTTCCATTTTAACACTCCATCCAAAAAGAAACTACACATATGATAGTAAAAAATGCCATTTTACAAAATAAAGATCAAGTTTTGTTCACATATATATAAGTATTTATTTTTTTTTTGATTATTTTGTTCTTAACTCAAGATTAATAATTCTTAACTGCGACGATTCCCAAACCTTCTTGCCCGTTCCACAAACTTTCTTCAGGATAGTGCCCTCTCCTAGTAAAATAACCTGCCTTTTCAGTTAAAAAACCTGCCTCAACAAGCAAACTCGACATCAGATCTATATCTAATAAATTGAATACATTTGGCATATTACTTCTCATTTGCTCCTGCATTTCAGGATCGGCATGAAAAATATATTCATGCGGTCTTAAAATACCTGGATCTTTTTCTTTCAAACTTTTTTTTCTAACATAATTTTGGAAGTGATGTTTATTATATCCATGAAAAATTGAATCTGAAACAATAAATAACTTACCTTTTTTTTCAAGATATGAGTTCATTTTTTTTAGTGTTTTAAGAATTTCTTCCGAACTAAAAAAGTGAAATAATCTTGAACAATAAACACTAGAAATACTTTCTAAATCTATATCTAAATCATCTAAACATGATCCTGGTATAATTTTTAAATTAGCTTTTAATTCATCTGGAGTTTTGCTATATAATACATCTAAATGCTTTGGTTCAATATCGTTTACTATGATTTTTCCACCTTTTTTTAATACTTCTAAAGATATATTTCCGTATGCTGCTGCAATTTCTAATGAGTAATTAATATTTTTTGAGGCATAATCTATAAATTCCAAAGTATATTCATCAACAACTTTATCAATCATCCATCCTTGTTTATTTAGAGTTGGGATTAAAAAAGTACTGTCGTAACAATCAGACATACTAACTCCTTTTAAATTATAGCAAAACTAAAA
Coding sequences within it:
- a CDS encoding lytic transglycosylase domain-containing protein; translation: MLDLISIAALCAPNVATDTILSIIKTESNGNHLVINDNTTRSSYKPVTKDDAINMSFILIKKGHNLDFGLMQINLVNAKKFHLTLNNLFDPCENIKVGAKILTDNFIKTSRENSNEQIALLKAVSMYNTGSSHKGFSNGYVKKVLGNAKIIKLPPDYSEKVID
- the traF gene encoding conjugative transfer signal peptidase TraF, which codes for MIKYISILFLIITVVLSSYLLNISIGFNISNSMTKGFYFMPGNFSKEINRNDIITFCPEEKFFELFSYRGYISKNITGKCYNKYPPFIKRVVAITGDKIEIKNDDVYLNENLVKNSNIYNVDKNGYKLPRLNNGFKKILEMNELFVFADGVNRSLDSRYIGIINKKNIISKAYLILEVK
- a CDS encoding TrbG/VirB9 family P-type conjugative transfer protein; the protein is MKNLLIISAMAFYFTAYGQEKSDQLKPYLEKIEKEEKEKQIQQMIQQEKALQVIKNGDVKVPSINVKKVSENSEEEGNHKQNKKTKTGKIDSEEEYENEYLNNVDNYRKIQKAKPFIKNGVVYFVYGVGTPLVICSPKFVCDVQFDPGESITNIQIGDATRWIINVKNTDGQTNSHVFLKPIVEKITTNLIISTDKRQYIINLKSDKKKYFNKVAFYYQDKETKLSTVFTDIPSKSKYNYYIRGDKTSWTPVEIRTDGRKTFIQLPEKFFNSPDFPTVYSLDSDGAESQVNKRIYKNWIIIDVMLDRGELKSGVGNAQNKVIFTRKGTFGLISKMFTDN
- the trbL gene encoding P-type conjugative transfer protein TrbL, which gives rise to MKVINFIKIFEFFGKHKLKIILISILFFSRNSFAQDTSEDLFNVLDSIEKIFYEASSSWLLNAETYAKQFLITLAVIDIIVIGMKHVLKVDSIQDVFSGIILKTFVIGGILTVLQLLPMLTDPNRGFLKGFEILGSRITGVNKLSPTGVVDTGLEVVNIFIQHMKNAPITAFFQAGIYLIAVAVIIYCFLTVAVELLTTKIEAYILMFGGCFFLCLGGSKYTKKYSDGYLTYCLTTAIKLFIAYLIVAVGVGIGEIVAERLGKDPIAQGDYQAVIITVVIFVMYAAIAKKISAIANGFLSGMTSTSSGDHFATGGAALATTAAIATGGKTAAPGSINGIMGGIGSGLGKMAGNALLKGAGHAHAAKNSMSSNMAHNMANGSPIETAAPKAAAQTMSSAAKNIGSSIKNSISGKASNLYNNHKSNVDSSPFSEQKMPPPPSSKKN
- a CDS encoding TrbI/VirB10 family protein; its protein translation is MSDNNKNEVIPKVKAVTNKNKIKYLTAFAAIGFLGVTFAANFKSNPKEEDENKPKEKIISQSNIPASNNTNYNNIPDYIDQNNTKKVESNSPNSNNAMPSNENKNKIGDMDVNAINAKQLEAAAISSNTEPERVNQQLKAFAAEKAVEDDEIYLSSRKKAAKSPYQVMTGTFIPAVLETGLNSDLPGYSTAVVRQNVYDSVTGTFLLIPKGTKIFGKYESKIAYGQKRLLLNWNRLIFSDGASISIKGMPGTDKEGYSGFADQVDNHFANLLSGAILMSIIGAGAQLSQPQTSSGITPSQNEVIGQTIAGQAGTQIANITGQVVQKNMNVSPTISIRPGYEFNIIVNKDMILEPISSDN
- a CDS encoding RCC1 domain-containing protein yields the protein MKNYFFVPVSVSFLLASCGANTSGKSNGSSDMDANTSFKQLSAGTNYVCGIALNGNVKCQGENDYGQLGNGSNSNTENSTQVTNLTNVSFLSASLFNTCFVSNGNAYCAGSNRFGQLGNGSTSDSYTPVQVNSISNIVQISTGTNGYTCALTNSGTVYCWGSLADHSDRLSYKDSPNPIQINSQLSFKNISVGATNACAVTNDGDVYCWQNIDNLPNKVTGISNIKTVSTSGLASCALSNSGTTYCWGDNRYGQLGNGSNNNSNSPVQVLNITNFTTIIASGWNSCGITSDNKTFCWGLGESGQLGNGSNNNSSTPVQVNTSESFSQVSGSQYAFFAVNKNGKIFAWGAWKLNGLNPTINTTPVQINF
- a CDS encoding VirB8/TrbF family protein, translated to MLFKKKKNIENKNQNEKLLTEFQDTNNPYLHAKWEWNERYGSFIREKEKWQKISFFILIALIISIVGLVAVSLQSKITAFFVKTDQLGKPIVIERVDPTTKLNSSVVAYQLGEFITFVRTVTTDGKLKKYWMQVAQKYCSETASNILQEYWANNPPEKIAQMMNISVSIISIMPIKSTESWQINWTETASKNGLSVGETTWSAIVNIGIIPIKNEQDFIKNPTGLIIKSINWTRTK
- a CDS encoding class I SAM-dependent methyltransferase gives rise to the protein MSDCYDSTFLIPTLNKQGWMIDKVVDEYTLEFIDYASKNINYSLEIAAAYGNISLEVLKKGGKIIVNDIEPKHLDVLYSKTPDELKANLKIIPGSCLDDLDIDLESISSVYCSRLFHFFSSEEILKTLKKMNSYLEKKGKLFIVSDSIFHGYNKHHFQNYVRKKSLKEKDPGILRPHEYIFHADPEMQEQMRSNMPNVFNLLDIDLMSSLLVEAGFLTEKAGYFTRRGHYPEESLWNGQEGLGIVAVKNY
- a CDS encoding acyl-CoA thioesterase, yielding MENKSLLNTIQVNIKWTDLDPYNHLNNSKYFDFMTEARAKLFWEYSLSSKTQLILHECNILFKKPYHYPNKIILEQYTNKIDGASFDLKYIFKSPDNNELIHAEAIVKMVTFDPEKNRVCRVPKEIVNILENKNET